A single Lactuca sativa cultivar Salinas chromosome 8, Lsat_Salinas_v11, whole genome shotgun sequence DNA region contains:
- the LOC111912971 gene encoding uncharacterized protein LOC111912971: MKQVRTLQVNIPFVETILHTPKYATLLKNLFTTRQNTEEVAEVLLNKLPEKRGDPGSISIPCQFGNITSTHALTDSGASINLMPYSFFKKLKLPEPKPIHMKIHLADKTIIYPKGVCEDFLINVDKFLFPVDFVVLDIEEDPKVPIILGRPF, translated from the coding sequence ATGAAGCAAGTGAGGACCCTTCAAGTGAACATTCCATTTGTTGAAACAATACTTCATACACCCAAGTATGCAACTTTGCTTAAAAATCTCTTCACTACAAGACAAAATACGGAAGAAGTTGCTGAAGTATTGCTAAACAAACTGCCAGAAAAGAGGGGTGATCCGGGAAGCATCTCCATACCTTGTCAATTTGGGAACATAACTTCTACTCATGCGTTAACCGACTCGGGTGCAAGTATTAATCTAATGCCATATTCTTTCTTCAAGAAGCTAAAATTGCCGGAGCCAAAGCCGATTCATATGAAGATCCATCTAGCCGATAAGACAATAATATATCCAAAAGGAGTGTGTGAAGATTTTCTCATCAATGTCGATAAATTTTTGTTCCCTGTGGACTTTGTAGTTCTTGACATAGAAGAAGACCCTAAAGTTCCAATCATTCTTGGGAGACCTTTTTGA